Proteins co-encoded in one Candidatus Limnocylindrales bacterium genomic window:
- a CDS encoding ABC transporter permease, whose translation MSVSVRHAAAVWQRNASMYARTWKWNLLPNFFEPVFYLAAVGVGVGAYVQQMGGMRYVEFLAPGLVCVAAMNGASFESTYNFFIRLSFEKTYDAMLTTPIEPDDVLAGEVSWSVTRAAIYGGCFYAIVMIVGLAPLPWSLLALPVIVLTGLLFAALGLTFCVHIKTIDFFSYYFTMFLTPLFLFADVFFPLEERLTGFWLGVAEVLPLLHPVRLSRAAFAGAADPLLVLWDVGYILIVSVLLLLYTRGGLSRRLTS comes from the coding sequence GTGAGCGTCTCGGTGCGGCATGCGGCGGCGGTCTGGCAGCGCAACGCGTCGATGTACGCGCGCACGTGGAAGTGGAACCTCCTGCCCAACTTCTTCGAACCGGTTTTCTATCTGGCCGCCGTGGGCGTGGGCGTGGGCGCGTACGTGCAGCAGATGGGCGGCATGCGTTACGTCGAGTTCCTGGCGCCGGGCCTGGTGTGCGTGGCGGCCATGAACGGGGCCAGCTTCGAGTCGACGTACAACTTCTTCATCCGCCTCTCCTTCGAGAAGACCTACGACGCCATGCTGACGACGCCGATCGAGCCCGACGACGTGCTCGCCGGCGAAGTGTCGTGGTCGGTGACGCGCGCGGCGATCTACGGCGGCTGCTTCTACGCGATCGTGATGATCGTGGGGCTGGCTCCCCTGCCATGGTCGCTCCTCGCCCTTCCGGTCATCGTGCTGACCGGTCTTCTGTTCGCCGCGCTCGGCCTGACGTTCTGCGTGCACATCAAGACCATCGACTTCTTCAGCTACTACTTCACGATGTTCCTGACTCCGCTGTTCCTGTTCGCCGACGTCTTCTTTCCGCTCGAGGAGCGCCTGACCGGTTTCTGGCTCGGCGTGGCCGAAGTGCTGCCGCTGCTGCACCCGGTCCGGCTTTCCCGCGCCGCGTTCGCCGGCGCGGCTGACCCGCTGCTCGTGCTCTGGGATGTCGGGTACATCCTCATCGTCAGCGTGCTCCTGCTGCTGTACACACGCGGCGGCCTCTCGCGCCGACTGACGAGCTGA
- a CDS encoding ABC transporter ATP-binding protein, with protein sequence MRVEDEQPIVRLRDVSKRFGERLAVDRLDLQIPRGCCFGLLGPNGAGKTTTLRMIFGVARPTAGNIEVFGMDIATQRRAIRAQLGVTLQDNVLIEALTPAENLRVFCRYHLMRPLLIEHRIEELIDFLALQSHRDVPVRDLSGGFRRRLAVALSLVNSPKLLILDEPTTGLDPAVRQALWNIVRELRDGGTTILLTTHYMDEAERLCDRVAIMAEGRVIADGAPRELITGLLAPETVEFDAGNDESARLLEDFTPRIRRLRSGRRTIVHLDDAAALVTHMRSREPGVHRQLMVRATNLEDVFLHLTGSKLEGGM encoded by the coding sequence ATGCGGGTCGAGGACGAACAGCCCATCGTACGTCTGCGCGACGTCTCCAAGCGCTTCGGCGAGCGCCTGGCCGTGGATCGTCTCGATCTGCAGATCCCCCGCGGCTGCTGCTTCGGGCTGCTCGGACCGAACGGGGCCGGCAAGACGACGACGCTGCGGATGATCTTCGGAGTGGCGCGTCCCACCGCCGGGAACATCGAGGTCTTCGGCATGGACATCGCCACGCAGCGGCGGGCCATCCGCGCACAGCTCGGCGTGACCCTCCAGGACAACGTGCTGATCGAGGCGCTGACGCCCGCCGAGAACCTGCGCGTGTTCTGCCGTTACCACCTCATGCGCCCCCTGCTGATCGAGCATCGCATCGAGGAATTGATCGACTTCCTGGCGCTTCAGTCACACCGCGACGTGCCGGTGCGCGATCTCTCCGGCGGCTTTCGCCGCCGCCTGGCGGTGGCGCTGTCGCTGGTGAACTCGCCGAAGCTGCTCATCCTCGACGAGCCCACCACGGGACTGGACCCGGCGGTGCGCCAGGCGCTGTGGAACATCGTGCGCGAGCTGCGCGACGGCGGCACCACCATCCTGTTGACCACGCACTACATGGACGAGGCCGAGCGCCTCTGCGACCGCGTCGCCATCATGGCCGAAGGACGCGTGATCGCCGACGGCGCGCCCCGCGAACTGATCACGGGCCTGCTGGCACCGGAGACGGTGGAGTTCGACGCGGGCAACGATGAATCGGCGCGCCTGCTCGAGGACTTCACGCCGCGCATCCGGCGGCTGCGCTCGGGCCGGCGTACCATCGTCCACCTCGATGACGCCGCGGCGCTGGTCACGCACATGCGCTCGCGCGAGCCGGGCGTCCACCGCCAGCTCATGGTTCGCGCCACCAACCTCGAGGACGTCTTCCTGCATCTGACGGGCTCGAAGCTGGAGGGAGGAATGTGA